One window from the genome of Elaeis guineensis isolate ETL-2024a chromosome 5, EG11, whole genome shotgun sequence encodes:
- the LOC105045951 gene encoding uncharacterized protein isoform X5, translating to MCILCVVQRWSRRVATMLPWLVLPLIFFWALSQLLPPGLRFEITSPRLACVVVLLLTLFWYEILMPKLSVWRARRSARLRERQRTRALELQKLRKSATRRCRNCLTPYRDQNPGGGRFMCSYCGHISRRPVLDLPGSVVRSSGIINDLVGKNGWICSQNWSADGNGSWVSPVPRYWVGGGDDRCLTEKSYSGVVAFACKLLTCFFSSVRWLCRKVFRFGYSREDSSSDADHKGSSSKRGENGGNLQESRGEKARRKAEEKRQARLEREMLEEEERKQREEVARLVEERRKLRDKKLEAERKRTKSSMLDGERDNTKEVEKKRHERRREKDKGSSKSNSDGEDLEKRVSRESERKHEFDRKSENEKREALKSTAENYKSHTKEPGHGSKVTTNNPRYFGRMTSTFLSSSRGLSGASFFGRNAQSLAAPVNKASRTAISFVDHGSGIKRDVHSAGHVTVKSAANGDGTSLTNIHQPVSSDMQPHSTTPKKSWHQLFARSEDAFPYPDANTSGCPSQNGQLEAQSAKLPAQGMFPNYSVDNQINFGRSLPLSTYPPVSVSFSSNPVPPLVSESMFPPLKEPAQNTALEEAELFEDPCYVPDPALLLGPVSEALDNLPLDLGSGFSADQVEVPHVLKNVSAPGDVNKLSPIESPISRLRVSEEKYTASSQVSGTPKSQESHASNLDEASNAQGTWQMWGAPLAHDALGLVSRPSSWYSPLGPNKFKQEDIIHPLTHNPAISQSPNEKHVLPGIQSLQHVCVGDQQNGGTYSPLGPSVNGNDMWVQKTPLQPLLVDGASHFLPFDLIDNIAKNDVTYDSPNGSIASHPFELPPSNCWSN from the exons ATGTGTATACTTTGTGTGGTCCAGAGGTGGTCGCGGCGGGTCGCCACCATGCTGCCGTGGTTGGTGCTCCCTCTCATCTTCTTCTGGGCGCTGTCGCAGCTCCTCCCTCCTGGCCTCCGGTTCGAGATCACCTCGCCGCGGCTGGCCTGTGTTGTGGTTCTCCTCCTTACCCTTTTCTGGTATGAGATCCTGATGCCGAAGCTGTCGGTGTGGCGGGCCCGCCGGTCGGCGCGCCTCCGGGAGCGGCAGCGGACCAGGGCCCTCGAGCTGCAGAAGCTCCGGAAGTCGGCCACCCGCCGCTGCCGGAACTGCCTCACCCCGTATCGCGACCAGAACCCTGGCGGAGGCCGGTTCATGTGCTCGTATTGCGGGCATATCTCTAGAAGGCCCGTGCTGGACCTTCCGGGTTCTGTTGTTCGGAGCTCGGGGATCATCAATGACCTTGTTGGAAAGAATGGTTGGATCTGCAGCCAGAATTGGTCTGCGGATGGGAATGGGAGCTGGGTCAGCCCCGTCCCACGGTATTGGGTTGGTGGCGGTGATGACCGGTGCTTGACAGAGAAGTCTTATTCAGGCGTGGTAGCTTTTGCCTGCAAGCTGCTTACGTGTTTTTTCTCTAGCGTGAGATGGCTTTGCAGGAAGGTTTTTAGGTTTGGTTATTCAAGGGAGGACAGCTCTTCAGATGCAGATCACAAGGGATCATCATCTAAAAGAGGGGAGAATGGAGGAAATTTGCAGGAGAGCAGGGGGGAGAAAGCTAGAAGGAAAGCAGAAGAGAAGAGACAGGCTAGGTTGGAAAGGGAAATGCtcgaagaggaagagaggaaacAGAGGGAGGAGGTTGCAAGGTTAGTGGAGGAAAGGAGGAAATTACGTGACAAGAAGCTGGAAGCTGAGAGAAAGCGGACAAAGAGCTCAATGCTCGATGGTGAAAGAGACAATACGAAAGAAGTGGAGAAAAAGAGgcatgagaggaggagggagaaagatAAAGGTTCTAGCAAGAGCAATTCTGATGGTGAAGACCTTGAGAAAAGGGTGAGTAGGGAAAGTGAAAGGAAGCATGAGTTTGACAGAAAGAGTGAGAATGAAAAACGGGAGGCACTGAAATCTACAGCAGAGAACTACAAATCACATACTAAAGAACCTGGGCATGGAAGCAAGGTGACAACAAATAACCCAAGATACTTTGGTCGAATGACGAGCACTTTCCTATCTTCTTCTAGAGGTTTGAGTGGTGCCTCCTTTTTTGGGAGAAATGCTCAGAGCCTTGCTGCTCCAGTTAACAAAGCAAGTAGGACTGCTATTAGCTTTGTTGATCATGGTTCTGGAATTAAAAGAGATGTTCATTCTGCTGGGCATGTAACAGTGAAATCTGCTGCTAATGGAGATGGAACTTCTTTGACTAACATTCATCAACCT GTAAGTTCAGACATGCAGCCACATAGTACTACCCCAAAGAAATCCTGGCATCAACTATTTGCTCGTTCAGAAGATGCTTTTCCTTATCCTGATGCGAATACGTCTGGCTGTCCAAGTCAGAATGGCCAACTAGAAGCTCAAAGTGCAAAATTACCTGCTCAAGGAATGTTTCCTAATTATTCTGTcgataaccaaattaattttggaCGATCATTGCCTCTCAGCACCTATCCTCCAGTGAGTGTATCATTTAGTAGCAATCCAGTTCCTCCTTTGGTATCTGAATCCATGTTTCCTCCTCTCAAAGAACCAGCACAAAATACAGCACTAGAAGAAGCAGAGCTATTTGAAGACCCATGCTATGTTCCAGACCCTGCCTTGTTGCTTGGGCCGGTATCTGAGGCACTTGATAATCTTCCATTGGACCTGGGGTCTGGGTTCTCTGCTGATCAGGTGGAAGTACCTCATGTTTTAAAGAACGTGTCTGCTCCTGGAGATGTTAACAAGCTTTCACCAATTGAGTCTCCCATCTCCAGACTGCGAGTTTCTGAGGAAAAATATACTGCATCAAGCCAAGTATCTGGTACTCCAAAATCGCAGGAGTCACATGCTTCAAATTTGGATGAAGCAAGTAACGCACAAGGAACATGGCAAATGTGGGGTGCTCCACTGGCTCATGATGCATTGGGATTGGTTAGTAGGCCTTCCAGCTGGTATTCACCCCTAGGACCGAACAAATTTAAGCAAGAAGATATCATTCATCCTTTGACACACAACCCTGCGATATCACAAAGTCCAAATGAGAAGCATGTTCTTCCTGGCATTCAATCTCTGCAGCATGTTTGTGTTGGTGATCAACAGAATGGTGGAACATACAGTCCTCTTGGTCCTAGTGTGAATGGGAATGATATGTGGGTGCAGAAAACACCCTTGCAGCCATTACTTGTTGATGGAGCGAGCCATTTTCTTCCTTTTGATCTCATAGATAATATTGCGAAGAATGATGTGACATATGACAGTCCAAACGGATCAATAGCTAGCCATCCTTTTGAGCTACCTCCATCTAATTGTTGGTCCAA